The Oncorhynchus gorbuscha isolate QuinsamMale2020 ecotype Even-year linkage group LG06, OgorEven_v1.0, whole genome shotgun sequence sequence attcacgtttatcggcgaagaatgagcgttacaccgagtcctgtactctggagcgggatcgatttggaggtggagggtctgtcatggtctggggtggtgtgtcacagcatcgtcagactgagcttgttgtcattgcaggcaatctcaacgctgtgcattacagggaagacatcctcctccctcatgtgttacccttcctgcaggctcatcctgacatgaccctccagcatgacaatgccaccagccatactgctcgttgtgtgcgtgatttcctgcaagacaggaatgtcagtgttctgccatggccagcgaagagcacgGATCTCAATCaaattgagcacgtctggggccTGTTGGATCAgcgggtgagggctagggccattcccccccagaaatattTGGACTcattgttattcactgtgtatttattccttgtcactttttattttactctgcattgttggaaaaggacccagaAGTAAGTATTTTACAGTTTGTCTACACtggttgtttatgaagcatgtgaaaaatacaatttgatttgagctgTATGCTGAAAATGCAGTAACTTAAAACTGATGATTAAACAAACCAAAACTAAGTACAACATGCATGGTTCAACCATAAATATGATTACATCTGTTGATTTGTCAGGGAAAGTACCCGGAAATTCCAGTCCACCAAAAACTATCTACCCTGACATTAAGATCAGTGGCTCACCCAATCACAGCTCAGCGTTTCACCCACTTCCTGGTTGTGAGAGGAATATTGTCTATCAGATATGAATCTTGTGGTGAATATGTATTAAACATTTGATTGAGAGTTGTTGAGTTGACAAGAAAAACTGTGCCATAAACTAAATGATCATTGATATAAAATATATACTTTATTATATTGatatgacaaaaaaatatataaattattTACGTGATGTGTTTGGATAGACATTTTACATACAAAATTGAATATAAAAACAAAATCATGATTACATCAAAATATGGCTTCTCGTTTAGCAGCAAATTAATAACACTATCACTGTCGCTCTAAAGCGACATTTCAACAGAAGACGATAGCATGACGTGAAAATATGTACGTAAACATTCAGGTTGGGCAGGTTTGTTATTGTTAGCAGAAAGGTCATGGGGATTGGTCAGGGTTGAGAGGTTAGAGGTGAAATGTGAGGTTCATGCTCTCTCCTGCATTAATGCGTACTACCCGGGTCTGTTGCTGTGAGTCCTGCGTTCCTGCAGTAATTTTATAGGTACCTGGAGACACCTCAATGTGGAAATCCTCAGGTGATGACTGTGCCTGTAGAAACACAGGCATAGCTTAGTATCTCAACCACAGGAGTATGACAagaaacaccatttcaaatgtaCAATATGGCTTTATGACAGCTTGTTGCACTGAAAGGCTGTAACTTTGCCTCACATGTTTCCTGGTCTGCAGTGAGGTCCCTGGGTGTTGGTGAGATTGAGAATGGTATCTACACACATGGGTTCTCTCATTTTCCGTAGGCTCTGTCTCCGACATGTAAAAGTTCTGTAATACAAACATATTTACCTAGCATAGACAAAAGCATGCACAAAGTAAGGGCAGTAGAATTGGTTTGGAGCACATACCTTGCATTGATATGTTGTCTGTGCCATGAATTCAGCTATGGTCTCAAAAGCATCATCCAGGCTGGTGTGGGCTGAGTCTCCC is a genomic window containing:
- the LOC124037543 gene encoding A-kinase-interacting protein 1-like, with the protein product MELSLLRSARLGLEVLERASRRSVDKSSAIPYPSTTPKDDNAGSEEVQGDSAHTSLDDAFETIAEFMAQTTYQCKNFYMSETEPTENERTHVCRYHSQSHQHPGTSLQTRKHAQSSPEDFHIEVSPGTYKITAGTQDSQQQTRVVRINAGESMNLTFHL